The Saccopteryx leptura isolate mSacLep1 chromosome 2, mSacLep1_pri_phased_curated, whole genome shotgun sequence genome has a window encoding:
- the S100A3 gene encoding protein S100-A3: protein MARPLEQAVAAIVCTFQEYAGRCGDKHKLCQAELKELLQKELPTWMPTEFRECDYNKFMSVLDTNKDCEVDFVEYVRSLACLCTYCHDYFKDCPPEPPCSQ, encoded by the exons ATGGCTAGACCTCTGGAGCAGGCGGTGGCTGCCATCGTGTGCACCTTCCAGGAATATGCGGGGCGCTGTGGGGACAAGCACAAACTCTGCCAGGCAGAGCTCAAGGAGCTGCTACAGAAGGAGCTGCCCACCTGGATGCCG ACAGAGTTTCGGGAATGTGACTACAATAAATTCATGAGTGTCCTGGACACCAACAAGGATTGCGAAGTGGACTTTGTGGAGTACGTGCGCTCGCTTGCTTGCCTCTGCACCTACTGTCACGACTACTTCAAAGACTGCCCTCCGGAGCCACCCTGCTCCCAGTAG
- the S100A5 gene encoding protein S100-A5, with product METPLEKALTTMVTTFHKYSGREGSKLTLSRKELKELIKKELCLGEKMQESSIDDLMKSLDKNSDQEIDFKEYSVFLTTLCMAYNDFFLEDHK from the exons ATGGAGACCCCCCTTGAGAAGGCCTTGACTACTATGGTCACCACTTTCCACAAATATTCGGGTAGAGAGGGCAGCAAACTGACTCTGAGTAGAAAGGAACTAAAGGAGCTGATCAAGAAGGAGCTGTGCCTTGGCGAG AAAATGCAGGAGAGCAGCATTGATGACCTGATGAAGAGCCTTGACAAAAACAGCGACCAGGAGATCGACTTTAAGGAGTACTCGGTGTTCCTGACCACGCTGTGCATGGCCTACAATGACTTCTTCCTGGAGGACCACAAATGA
- the S100A4 gene encoding protein S100-A4 — protein MASPLEKALDAMVSTFHKYSGKEGDKFKLNKSELKELLTRELPSFLGKRTDEAAFQKLMSNLDNNKDNEVDFQEYCVFLSCIAMMCNEFFEGFPDKQPRKK, from the exons ATGGCATCCCCCCTGGAGAAGGCCCTGGACGCGATGGTGTCCACCTTTCACAAGTACTCGGGCAAGGAAGGTGACAAGTTCAAGCTCAACAAGTCAGAGCTAAAGGAGCTGCTAACCCGGGAGCTGCCCAGCTTCCTGGGG AAACGGACAGATGAAGCAGCGTTCCAGAAGCTGATGAGCAACTTGGACAACAACAAGGACAACGAGGTGGACTTCCAGGAGTACtgtgtcttcctctcctgcattGCCATGATGTGCAACGAGTTCTTTGAGGGTTTCCCTGATAAGCAACCCCGGAAGAAATGA